From Lolium perenne isolate Kyuss_39 chromosome 5, Kyuss_2.0, whole genome shotgun sequence, a single genomic window includes:
- the LOC127326334 gene encoding acetylajmalan esterase has translation MAAASSNAKLLLTLVLLQALMDSAAPACSVDAIYSFGDSIADTGNLLREGPVGFFSSIGSFPYGQTYEKPTGRCSDGLLIIDYLAMALKLPLINPYLDKTADFSSGVNFAVAGATALDRTYLLQKAIIMPPGNMPLSSQLDWFKAHLNATCPSQEDCAKKLGGALFLVGEIGGNDYNYAFFQKRSIEAVKAYVPQVVKSIMDFTKEVIKLGATQIIIPGNFPIGCSPSYLSLFSVAGSADHDERGCLTSYNSFAAYHNEQLQEAIDNLRKTNADISIVYADYYSAFLHLLDHASVLGFNEGSLLKACCGSSGEYNFNMDLMCGGLGSSTCADPAQHVSWDGIHLTQQAYRAMALSLLMEGFAQPSESVQEIWSC, from the exons ATGGCAGCTGCTTCTTCGAATGCCAAGCTCCTCCTCACCTTGGTGCTATTGCAGGCTCTCATGGACTCCGCCGCGCCGGCCTGCTCCGTCGACGCCATCTACAGCTTTGGCGACTCCATTGCCGACACCGGCAACCTGCTCCGAGAGGGCCCCGTTGGCTTCTTCTCCTCCATCGGCAGCTTCCCCTACGGCCAGACCTACGAGAAGCCCACCGGCCGCTGCTCCGACGGCCTCCTCATCATCGACTACCTGG CGATGGCGCTCAAGCTGCCTCTGATCAACCCGTACCTGGATAAGACCGCCGACTTCAGCAGCGGCGTCAACTTCGCGGTAGCGGGCGCGACGGCGCTCGACCGGACGTACCTCCTGCAGAAGGCCATCATTATGCCGCCGGGGAACATGCCGCTCAGCTCCCAGCTCGACTGGTTCAAGGCGCACCTCAACGCCACATGCCCTTCGCAAGAAG ACTGTGCCAAGAAGCTGGGCGGAGCCTTGTTCTTGGTGGGGGAGATCGGCGGGAACGACTACAACTACGCGTTTTTTCAGAAGAGGTCCATTGAGGCCGTGAAGGCGTACGTGCCACAGGTGGTGAAGAGCATTATGGACTTCACAAAG GAGGTGATCAAGCTAGGAGCGACACAGATCATCATCCCTGGGAATTTCCCCATCGGGTGCTCGCCGAGCTATTTGTCCCTCTTCTCTGTTGCCGGCTCAGCGGACCACGACGAGAGGGGCTGCCTCACTAGCTACAACTCTTTCGCCGCGTACCACAACGAGCAGCTCCAGGAAGCCATCGACAACCTCCGGAAGACCAATGCTGACATCTCCATCGTCTACGCCGACTACTACAGCGCCTTCCTGCACCTCCTCGACCACGCATCAGTCCTTG GGTTTAACGAGGGATCACTGCTCAAAGCATGCTGCGGGTCGAGCGGGGAGTACAACTTCAACATGGACTTGATGTGCGGCGGGCTGGGATCCAGCACGTGTGCAGACCCGGCCCAACACGTGAGCTGGGATGGCATCCACCTTACCCAGCAGGCCTACAGGGCCATGGCGCTGTCGCTCCTCATGGAGGGGTTCGCGCAGCCTAGCGAGAGCGTTCAGGAGATATGGAGTTGTTGA